A genomic window from Cutibacterium acnes includes:
- a CDS encoding undecaprenyl-diphosphate phosphatase gives MNWLHAIILGIVEGITEFLPVSSTGHLRIVEKLLGYDIQGAGITAFTAIIQVGAIIAAILYFWSDIVRIVVAWCKGLAHKEDRDDPDYTLGWGIILGSIPVGVVGLVFKDAIETTLSSLWVVAIALILWSGVMWLGDRQLGLNRGMKEIGIVDAIVIGCFQALAPLFPGISRSGATISAGLFRKFDRATATRLSFFMGIPALVAAGIYESVSAASDISIAQGGAVAIGWGPTILATVVSLIVAYVSIAWLLKFVSSNKFTGFMWYRVVVGLIIIGLILSNVVTA, from the coding sequence GTGAACTGGCTGCACGCCATCATCCTCGGCATAGTCGAGGGCATCACCGAGTTCCTGCCTGTTTCCAGCACCGGACATCTGCGTATCGTGGAGAAGCTGCTGGGGTACGACATCCAGGGTGCCGGGATCACTGCCTTCACCGCGATCATTCAGGTTGGTGCGATCATTGCCGCCATTCTGTATTTCTGGTCTGACATCGTGCGCATCGTCGTCGCATGGTGCAAGGGTCTGGCCCACAAAGAAGACCGTGACGACCCGGACTACACCCTCGGCTGGGGAATCATCCTGGGCTCGATTCCGGTGGGCGTCGTAGGGCTGGTATTCAAGGACGCCATCGAGACCACGCTGAGCTCTCTGTGGGTGGTTGCCATTGCTCTTATCCTCTGGAGCGGTGTGATGTGGTTGGGCGATCGTCAGTTGGGCCTCAACAGGGGCATGAAAGAGATTGGCATCGTCGACGCCATTGTTATCGGGTGTTTCCAGGCTCTGGCCCCGCTCTTTCCTGGTATCTCCCGTTCGGGTGCGACGATTTCTGCCGGTTTGTTCCGCAAGTTCGACCGTGCCACAGCCACCCGACTCTCATTCTTCATGGGCATTCCGGCGCTGGTTGCGGCCGGGATTTACGAGTCGGTCTCCGCCGCTAGTGACATTTCCATCGCTCAAGGTGGTGCTGTCGCGATCGGTTGGGGGCCGACGATTCTGGCGACCGTGGTCTCCCTCATCGTGGCCTACGTTTCCATCGCGTGGCTGCTGAAGTTCGTCTCGTCGAATAAGTTCACTGGGTTCATGTGGTACCGCGTCGTCGTGGGGCTCATCATAATTGGTCTGATTCTGTCCAACGTCGTCACCGCCTGA